A part of Bacteroidia bacterium genomic DNA contains:
- a CDS encoding RNA-binding protein codes for MNIFVAKLNFDTLESDLQEAFEEYGDVSSVKIITDKFTGKSKGFGFVEMPSDEEGLNAIKELNNTELDGRTIVVKKAEPREERGDSRGGGGYGGGGNRGGGYGGGGGNRGGGYGGGNRGGGGGGYRDNDGGGYNKRY; via the coding sequence ATGAACATTTTTGTAGCAAAATTAAACTTTGACACATTAGAGTCAGACCTTCAGGAAGCCTTCGAAGAATACGGAGACGTTAGCTCAGTAAAAATCATTACTGACAAATTCACCGGAAAATCAAAAGGTTTCGGATTTGTAGAAATGCCCAGCGACGAAGAAGGCTTAAACGCCATTAAAGAACTGAACAATACTGAATTGGACGGAAGAACAATTGTTGTAAAAAAAGCTGAACCGAGAGAAGAGCGTGGTGATAGCAGAGGCGGTGGCGGTTACGGTGGCGGCGGCAACCGTGGCGGTGGCTACGGTGGTGGCGGCGGCAACCGCGGTGGTGGCTACGGTGGTGGCAACCGTGGTGGTGGTGGCGGTGGATACCGCGACAACGACGGTGGTGGATACAACAAGAGATACTAG
- a CDS encoding NAD(P)-dependent oxidoreductase yields MSSLPTIGWIGTGVMGISMVGHLINKGYSAVVYNRTKAKAQAALDKGAKWAESPKEVAAQADIIFTIVGFPTDVEEVYFGENGILAGAKTGSTLVDMTTTRPSLAVKIHEAARAKGIGSVDAPVSGGDVGAKNATLSIMVGGDKADVDHIMPLLEIMGKNIIYEGKAGSGQHTKMCNQIAIAGTMVGVCESLLYGYKAGLDLNVMLEAISGGAASCWTLSNLAPRIVNRNFEPGFYVEHFVKDMEIALEEARRMNLSLPGLALVHQLYKAVEAQGYGKKGTHSLTLALEKISNVHYS; encoded by the coding sequence ATGTCTTCTTTACCCACAATCGGATGGATTGGCACTGGAGTCATGGGCATTTCCATGGTCGGTCATCTTATCAACAAAGGATATTCAGCGGTAGTTTACAACCGTACCAAAGCAAAAGCTCAGGCAGCCCTGGACAAAGGCGCAAAATGGGCAGAATCACCGAAGGAAGTGGCCGCACAGGCCGATATTATATTTACCATTGTAGGCTTTCCTACAGATGTAGAGGAGGTTTATTTTGGGGAAAATGGCATCCTTGCCGGAGCAAAAACGGGAAGTACGCTGGTGGATATGACCACTACCCGCCCAAGCCTTGCTGTAAAAATACATGAAGCAGCCCGGGCAAAGGGGATCGGCTCCGTAGATGCACCCGTTTCAGGCGGAGATGTGGGAGCAAAAAATGCCACATTGTCCATCATGGTAGGCGGAGACAAAGCGGATGTTGATCACATCATGCCTTTGCTGGAGATCATGGGGAAAAATATCATTTACGAAGGCAAAGCAGGTTCGGGCCAACATACCAAAATGTGTAACCAGATCGCCATTGCAGGGACGATGGTTGGCGTCTGTGAAAGCTTACTTTATGGCTACAAAGCCGGACTTGATCTCAATGTCATGCTGGAGGCCATCAGTGGCGGCGCAGCCAGTTGCTGGACGCTGAGCAACCTCGCCCCCAGGATCGTAAACCGCAACTTCGAACCCGGTTTTTATGTCGAACACTTTGTAAAAGATATGGAAATTGCCCTCGAAGAAGCGCGCCGGATGAATCTTTCCCTGCCAGGTTTGGCACTTGTACACCAACTTTATAAAGCAGTTGAGGCTCAGGGCTACGGAAAAAAAGGAACCCATTCACTCACACTTGCACTAGAAAAAATATCAAATGTGCATTATTCGTAA
- a CDS encoding gliding motility-associated C-terminal domain-containing protein, which translates to MILIIRFSRVLLCFGLFSLIAMVQGISQPPPMEICDNAIDDDGDGLIDLRDPDCHCPIIEPISLIPNPSFEDHTCCPSNRAQMDCANTWIQASEPTTDYINTCGWMGWDGMPVPLPIPDGQGCVGFRNGRFGGNGNNPNWKEYAGACLTGPLLAGIQYKFQFYIGFTNADNSPPTNIVFFGSTACSNLPFGVGNEYLGCPTNAPGWKQLGSLAISGSNQWKLVEINVIPSEDIYAIAIGPDCVEIDYHTSTYYFFDNLLLADKASFEFNIRPTGDLCSDFLSLTVPHNDTIDYQWYKNGIALIGETESRLTKMYGNGNYQVMTNSPLLGCRVSGVYEYIRPEVVSKQSITICEGESYFFDNQYLGYRGTYYDTLKTKYNCDSIIELSLHVSVDTAVFVTAKIFPTEFYQVGQARYYSPGKYTTHVKTEYGCDSTVNLDLSYYDFFAPNAFSPNDDGINDVFTVMGSEDMVSIDNLKVFNRWGNLIYEAQGLSPNDQATGWNGNAKGSPSPEGVYIFMANVRYDDGKVRTTSGSFTLLR; encoded by the coding sequence ATGATTCTGATCATCCGCTTTTCCCGGGTATTGCTTTGCTTTGGCCTTTTTTCACTTATCGCGATGGTGCAGGGAATTTCCCAGCCACCACCAATGGAAATTTGTGATAATGCAATTGACGACGATGGCGACGGCCTGATTGACCTCCGCGATCCGGATTGCCATTGCCCAATTATTGAGCCGATTTCCCTGATTCCCAATCCTTCCTTTGAAGATCATACCTGTTGTCCCAGCAACCGGGCGCAGATGGATTGTGCCAATACCTGGATTCAGGCCTCAGAGCCTACCACAGACTACATCAATACTTGCGGCTGGATGGGATGGGATGGAATGCCGGTTCCGCTGCCGATTCCCGACGGACAGGGTTGTGTAGGTTTTCGCAACGGTAGATTTGGCGGGAATGGCAATAATCCCAACTGGAAAGAATATGCCGGGGCCTGTCTCACCGGGCCATTACTGGCAGGCATTCAATATAAATTTCAGTTTTATATCGGGTTCACCAATGCGGACAATTCGCCCCCTACCAATATTGTTTTTTTTGGTTCTACCGCTTGCAGCAACCTCCCCTTTGGTGTAGGAAATGAGTATCTGGGTTGCCCGACCAATGCTCCCGGGTGGAAACAACTGGGCTCACTAGCCATTTCCGGATCCAATCAGTGGAAACTTGTAGAGATAAACGTGATCCCGTCAGAAGATATTTATGCCATTGCCATCGGACCAGATTGTGTGGAAATCGATTATCATACCTCCACCTATTACTTTTTTGACAATCTCCTGCTGGCTGACAAAGCCTCATTTGAGTTTAACATCCGGCCTACGGGCGACCTGTGTTCGGACTTTCTCAGCCTGACTGTACCGCACAATGACACCATCGATTACCAATGGTATAAAAACGGCATCGCACTGATAGGCGAAACCGAAAGCCGCCTTACCAAAATGTATGGAAATGGCAACTATCAGGTGATGACCAACAGCCCATTGCTGGGGTGCCGGGTTTCCGGAGTCTATGAATATATTCGCCCTGAAGTAGTGAGCAAGCAGTCTATAACTATCTGCGAAGGCGAATCCTATTTTTTTGACAATCAATACCTGGGATACAGAGGTACCTACTACGACACGCTAAAAACAAAGTATAATTGCGACAGCATCATCGAACTTAGCCTCCATGTATCTGTAGATACAGCAGTATTTGTTACGGCTAAAATTTTCCCGACAGAATTTTACCAGGTCGGACAGGCGAGGTACTATTCCCCCGGAAAATATACTACCCATGTGAAAACCGAATACGGATGCGACAGCACGGTTAATCTTGATCTTTCCTACTACGATTTTTTTGCGCCCAATGCCTTTAGCCCAAATGATGATGGGATAAATGATGTATTTACAGTCATGGGAAGCGAAGACATGGTATCTATTGACAATCTCAAAGTTTTTAATCGTTGGGGAAATCTGATCTACGAGGCGCAAGGACTAAGTCCCAATGACCAGGCTACAGGTTGGAATGGAAATGCAAAAGGCAGCCCGTCCCCGGAAGGCGTATATATTTTTATGGCCAATGTCCGGTATGACGATGGCAAAGTGCGTACAACTTCCGGTTCATTTACTTTATTGCGATAA
- the larC gene encoding nickel insertion protein — MIVLEATVDDMPAEFLGKDFQEKLLQLGAADLFFTPVQMKKGRPGVNMTIISPEKNIDTIGDFILENTTTIGIRYYQVDRKTLRRREFEAETPYGNVRIKEVERPSGRKSRKFEYESLRELSEKHHISIQQLQTALFHLLTTDS; from the coding sequence ATGATCGTACTGGAAGCCACCGTAGACGATATGCCTGCGGAGTTTCTGGGAAAAGACTTTCAGGAAAAGTTGCTCCAACTGGGCGCGGCAGACCTATTTTTCACACCCGTTCAGATGAAAAAAGGCCGCCCGGGGGTAAATATGACCATTATTTCTCCTGAAAAAAATATTGACACGATCGGTGATTTTATTCTGGAAAATACCACCACCATCGGCATAAGGTACTATCAGGTTGACCGGAAAACCCTCCGCCGTCGGGAATTTGAAGCAGAAACTCCATACGGAAATGTGAGAATCAAAGAGGTGGAAAGGCCATCCGGAAGAAAATCACGCAAATTTGAATACGAATCATTGCGCGAATTGAGCGAAAAACACCATATTAGCATTCAGCAACTACAGACAGCATTATTCCACTTATTAACTACTGACTCATGA
- a CDS encoding LarC family nickel insertion protein — translation MSTLYIEPFSGLSGDMLLSALCSLTDAWEEIATLPEKLHLPDGKVEVAAVNVNGIVCNHVKIIDLNEQKEKKHSQLLHIQPHHHHQTHRHLKDILAIIDKGHISEGAKTIAKAIFTLIGESEARVHNIPLEKIHFHEVSAVDSILDIVGCAVMLDKLDVTQTYSDAICTGFGMVKTQHGILPVPAPATADLLRGMPVYKGDEEGEKVTPTGAAILRYLKPDFKPQVFSVEKIAYGPGQKRFRNPNVVRISVLEESASKKKQPNKFQVRL, via the coding sequence ATGAGTACGCTTTATATAGAACCATTCTCCGGACTTTCAGGTGATATGCTCCTCAGCGCCCTGTGCAGCCTGACTGATGCGTGGGAAGAAATCGCAACTCTACCTGAAAAACTCCATCTTCCCGATGGAAAAGTGGAAGTCGCTGCTGTCAATGTCAATGGCATCGTCTGCAATCATGTAAAAATCATTGACCTGAATGAACAAAAAGAAAAAAAACACAGCCAGCTTTTACACATTCAACCCCACCATCATCACCAAACACACCGCCATCTGAAAGATATTCTCGCCATCATCGATAAAGGTCATATTTCGGAAGGCGCAAAAACCATTGCCAAAGCGATATTTACACTTATTGGTGAATCCGAAGCGCGGGTTCACAATATTCCGCTGGAAAAAATTCATTTTCACGAAGTCAGCGCCGTGGACTCTATTCTCGATATTGTGGGTTGTGCGGTAATGCTCGACAAACTGGATGTTACCCAGACGTATTCGGATGCGATTTGTACCGGTTTTGGCATGGTCAAAACCCAGCACGGCATTTTGCCTGTTCCTGCACCTGCGACTGCCGACCTGCTGCGCGGCATGCCTGTGTATAAAGGAGACGAGGAAGGCGAAAAAGTTACCCCAACGGGGGCGGCGATTCTCCGCTACCTGAAACCAGACTTCAAGCCGCAGGTATTTAGTGTGGAAAAAATTGCCTACGGCCCCGGCCAGAAGCGATTTCGCAACCCCAATGTGGTGCGGATTTCGGTTTTGGAAGAATCTGCATCAAAAAAAAAACAACCGAACAAATTTCAGGTGAGACTATGA
- the larB gene encoding nickel pincer cofactor biosynthesis protein LarB, which produces MSQPFHIDFEREDRLGFPEIVFGESKPVDIIRHILLNYQEKDKNALITRLQKQKAEVLLADFPSAVYDPLSGVFLLRHVPQPAQSYDVAIIAGGTSDLPVVNEIDHVLTYLGVGSEKIVDVGVSGLHRLLGRLEEIKKYKILIAVAGFEAALPTVLGGLVPQPIIAVPVSVGYGVAANGHAALHSMLASCANGITVVNIDNGYGAAMAAFRILNMTKNL; this is translated from the coding sequence ATGAGCCAGCCTTTCCATATAGACTTCGAACGTGAAGACCGCCTCGGTTTTCCGGAAATTGTTTTCGGTGAATCCAAGCCCGTCGATATTATCCGGCATATTCTCCTCAACTATCAGGAAAAGGATAAAAACGCCCTGATTACCCGGTTGCAAAAACAGAAAGCCGAAGTCCTTCTCGCAGACTTTCCTTCTGCTGTTTATGACCCGCTGTCAGGTGTATTTTTGCTTCGCCACGTACCGCAACCAGCCCAATCGTATGATGTGGCCATTATTGCCGGTGGAACTTCTGACCTGCCCGTGGTAAACGAAATTGACCATGTACTCACTTATCTGGGGGTAGGTTCGGAAAAAATCGTGGATGTAGGCGTTTCGGGCCTTCACCGGCTGCTTGGGCGGCTGGAGGAAATCAAAAAATATAAAATCCTTATCGCCGTCGCAGGTTTTGAAGCTGCCTTGCCTACGGTATTGGGCGGTTTGGTACCACAGCCCATTATCGCCGTTCCGGTAAGTGTGGGGTACGGGGTGGCGGCAAATGGCCATGCGGCTTTACATTCTATGCTTGCCAGTTGCGCCAATGGTATTACAGTTGTTAATATTGACAATGGTTATGGCGCAGCTATGGCTGCATTTCGCATCCTCAACATGACAAAAAACCTATGA
- the larE gene encoding ATP-dependent sacrificial sulfur transferase LarE, protein MIHSHIQILEKWFEDKSGTLTAFSGGIDSTLVLFLSGKFLGEKAVGCMSVSPSLKRKDFAFAGEFCRRFGLKLEIIETNEIHDPNYLANPTNRCYFCKSHLYHDLTHMLQKYPGYTLLNGTNTDDFGDYRPGLQAAAEHQVRSPLADCGLSKSDVRNLAHHFGLPNWNKPASPCLSSRVPYGNAITEEKLRQIEAAEGILNAWGFEDVRVRHFGAEAKIEVPVSELSRLKADFETIQSAICQLGFETCTMDDEGLVSGKLNRVIHHK, encoded by the coding sequence ATGATCCACTCACACATCCAAATACTGGAAAAATGGTTTGAGGACAAATCGGGCACACTCACGGCTTTCTCCGGCGGGATTGATTCGACGTTGGTGCTGTTCCTCTCGGGTAAATTCCTGGGGGAAAAAGCCGTTGGCTGTATGTCCGTTTCGCCAAGTCTCAAACGCAAAGACTTCGCCTTTGCCGGGGAGTTTTGCCGCCGCTTTGGCCTCAAACTCGAAATCATCGAAACCAACGAAATTCACGACCCCAACTATCTCGCCAATCCCACCAACCGCTGCTATTTCTGCAAATCACACCTCTACCACGACCTCACACATATGCTGCAAAAATACCCCGGTTATACCCTCCTCAACGGTACCAATACTGACGACTTCGGCGATTACCGGCCCGGTCTCCAGGCTGCTGCCGAACATCAGGTGCGCTCTCCGCTCGCTGACTGCGGCCTCTCCAAATCAGATGTCCGCAACCTCGCCCACCACTTCGGGCTTCCCAACTGGAACAAACCCGCCAGCCCCTGCCTTAGTTCGCGGGTGCCCTACGGCAATGCCATCACCGAAGAAAAACTCCGCCAGATTGAAGCGGCAGAAGGTATTCTCAATGCATGGGGATTTGAAGATGTGCGCGTCCGCCACTTCGGGGCAGAAGCCAAAATTGAAGTCCCTGTTTCGGAGTTATCTCGACTGAAGGCCGATTTTGAAACCATACAGTCGGCAATCTGCCAGCTGGGTTTTGAGACATGTACCATGGATGACGAGGGACTCGTCTCCGGCAAACTCAACCGGGTCATCCATCACAAATGA
- a CDS encoding RHS repeat-associated core domain-containing protein encodes MKNLLLFLLMAFAGVFPGEEQARGEETSVLIHMNGRLYDPVLGRMLSPDNYIQAAFGSQGYNRYSYAVNNPLRFTDPSGEWVHIVAGALIGGTINWVSNGSEFSCDGLKYFGIGALAGGLGAGIRSGVGTSMAGGNFFAGFAGSPVSATGFITGATSGTASGLVSGFISGTGNSLMKEQNLKHAVKVGLRQSLTQGIKGFISGGIQGGADAVNKDLNFFTGTAKLDLSSGVGAHNISNTNQTITGKYVGSYEGVNVYESKSLGSGSLSGGITLPGYGITVGKGVFSQNLFPELMQHEFGHILQSNMVGLYAFYKVIGIESLASASRDGIGGYSHNTFWTETWANYLSQNYFGNRYISSSMFPIKNINWFDYFRLRFTSPFFWP; translated from the coding sequence ATGAAAAATCTCCTCCTCTTCCTGCTAATGGCCTTTGCCGGAGTTTTTCCAGGTGAGGAACAGGCGCGGGGTGAGGAGACCTCCGTACTCATCCACATGAACGGGCGCCTCTACGACCCGGTACTGGGCCGTATGCTCTCCCCCGACAACTACATCCAGGCCGCCTTCGGCTCTCAGGGCTACAACCGCTACAGCTACGCGGTGAATAATCCACTGCGGTTTACTGATCCGAGTGGGGAATGGGTACATATTGTGGCGGGGGCATTGATTGGGGGAACAATAAACTGGGTTTCCAACGGTTCAGAATTTAGTTGCGACGGCCTAAAATATTTTGGAATTGGAGCTTTAGCAGGTGGGCTAGGGGCGGGAATTAGATCAGGTGTTGGTACTTCAATGGCTGGAGGAAACTTTTTTGCCGGTTTCGCTGGGTCTCCAGTTTCTGCAACAGGCTTTATTACTGGTGCAACTTCTGGTACAGCATCAGGATTAGTTTCCGGGTTTATATCTGGGACCGGAAACAGTCTGATGAAAGAGCAAAACCTAAAACATGCTGTAAAAGTTGGACTTAGACAATCACTCACACAAGGTATAAAAGGCTTTATTTCTGGTGGTATTCAGGGAGGTGCAGATGCGGTTAATAAAGATCTGAATTTTTTTACGGGTACTGCTAAATTAGACTTATCAAGCGGCGTGGGTGCGCACAATATTTCCAATACAAACCAAACAATTACAGGTAAATATGTGGGTTCATATGAAGGCGTTAATGTGTATGAATCAAAATCATTAGGCTCTGGTTCGCTTAGTGGTGGAATAACACTTCCCGGTTATGGTATTACTGTCGGAAAAGGTGTTTTTTCACAAAACTTATTTCCTGAGTTAATGCAACATGAATTTGGCCATATCTTGCAATCCAACATGGTGGGCTTATATGCTTTTTACAAGGTTATTGGAATAGAAAGTTTAGCTAGTGCATCCAGAGATGGTATCGGAGGATATAGTCATAATACATTTTGGACGGAAACGTGGGCCAATTACCTGTCCCAAAATTACTTTGGTAATCGTTATATTTCTTCAAGTATGTTCCCCATCAAAAATATTAATTGGTTTGATTACTTCCGGTTACGATTCACATCTCCTTTCTTCTGGCCATAA